A single genomic interval of Maniola jurtina chromosome 23, ilManJurt1.1, whole genome shotgun sequence harbors:
- the LOC123877446 gene encoding wiskott-Aldrich syndrome protein family member 1-like produces MKTKKCTVEPPPPPPPPDPCKEQKIRQKIKAGIKICPPVQPANAEPPSPPPSCHALCIEKIKNLPVKVTKQPIVCTVKREETGHARCDKIRDLKAAHPDLPWPGCEPPPPPPPLPEPNLCELQKKRAKLEECKERMKRYKL; encoded by the exons ATGAAGACAAAGAAATGCACCGTCGAACCTCCGCCACCACCACCGCCACCAGACCCTTGCAAGGAACAGAAGATCCGGCAAAAGATCAAAGCTGGTATAAAG ATATGCCCGCCTGTTCAGCCTGCGAACGCTGAACCGCCCTCCCCACCGCCATCTTGCCACGCTCTGTGCATCGAGAAGATAAAGAACCTTCCAGTTAAGGTGACAAAGCAGCCTATAGTGTGCACCGTTAAAAGAGAAGAAACTGGGCACGCTAG GTGTGACAAAATACGGGACCTCAAAGCAGCGCACCCCGACCTCCCCTGGCCGGGCTGCGAACCTCCACCCCCTCCCCCACCTCTCCCCGAACCCAACCTTTGCGAGCTGCAGAAGAAGAGAGCCAAATTAGAAGAGTGTAAGGAAAGAATGAAAAG GTATAAATTATGA
- the LOC123877444 gene encoding uncharacterized protein LOC123877444, protein MDRIKKSFSANLDALIEKIRTESNRQSEDEFINTRRLTIESPYKPFDMGPSHDIDKQITDLESLIKRLQDEIVDMTTEANKPLDKENLRDWFTKAHYNFDINEDNRNNTDSNKTNTSNTNNGTDSNDVDKNSNQTNSQVFPLIISNINPLLAGQCVTDDFVSRIISPSVSELTANFTEIRKNFSLLWDEAEDEVSKKSEDVKTIDSEGTFAVLKDVIISEHMDNGGTGMPLCNSEKDLN, encoded by the coding sequence ATGGATAGAATCAAGAAAAGTTTTAGTGCGAACCTCGATGCGTTAATAGAAAAGATCCGAACGGAAAGTAATAGGCAATCCGAAGATGAATTCATAAATACCAGAAGATTAACCATAGAGTCACCATATAAACCATTTGATATGGGACCCTCTCATGATATAGATAAACAAATAACAGATTTAGAAAGTTTAATTAAACGTTTGCAAGACGAAATCGTTGATATGACTACTGAGGCGAATAAACCTTTGGATAAAGAAAATTTGAGAGACTGGTTTACTAAAGCGCATTACAATTTTGATATCAATGAAGATAATAGAAACAATACAGactcaaataaaacaaatacaagTAATACAAATAATGGCACAGATTCTAATGATGTAGATAAAAATTCGAATCAAACAAACAGTCAAGTTTTTCCTCTTATAATATCAAATATCAATCCATTATTAGCAGGTCAGTGTGTCACTGATGATTTTGTTAGTCGTATTATTTCTCCAAGCGTTTCAGAACTTACAGCTAACTTCACAGaaataagaaagaatttttcacTGCTTTGGGATGAAGCTGAGGATGAAGTTTCTAAAAAGAGTGAGGATGTGAAAACTATTGATAGTGAAGGTACGTTTGCTGTATTAAAAGATGTAATTATTAGTGAACATATGGATAACGGAGGTACTGGAATGCCTTTATGTAATTCCGAGAAGGATTTGAATTGA
- the LOC123877434 gene encoding protein BIG GRAIN 1-like D, with the protein MNSKASNSNVYNPSLSSNVTVTDKETQTSIISVNLMSSDHTQGKPTPKDTNTTCKDDNIKVFEFCELIRDPEDDTVSIVKETFTEEVLTSSEGSLFGKPTHNRYKYSREVIQPFCKVNSTACPKYPIHRDIPFKKSSSNTSKDSKKEDNGSSSTMSSDGKKTTFENPSTTLSSSSIKEDGKKRPCPPSLPINNKKECQKEATDCKSYPKCPQYKDEAKLKEYLSSCLSTTVTMAKKASATCLEKCEKTIGIRPPKCGKENPTYYVLEKPKSKESVVDKSSYEGILESEVVQNFTSGVKGIVDTVINKTKETVNTFTGGSCNALESNKPRDIENKILKKVASILPNKFKSQEDNEENSQNSSLTKIKSSLSNIFKSQDNETTKKSSLSQITNMLTNPFKSQEDNAEANKSSLTKITSIFTNIKSKDDSDSENKSLTRIKSVISNTLTNTQDYATSVKDSINMSKMAESATAAFERVTSAVSATISTVKDVKESLSMTNIINSRLDKSSPEDDPNIVRRIPPENISHEHGHSPESDNNNQSIFTMLKSKLFSMFADDTEDDDDSDDDDEITADTIFKKYCDQ; encoded by the exons ATGAATTCTAAAGCTTCCAACTCAAATGTTTATAACCCATCGCTTAGTTCAAATGTAACCGTAACAGATAAAGAAACGCAAACAAGTATAATTAGTGTTAACTTAATGTCTTCCGATCATACACAGGGAAAACCAACTCCTAAAGACACAAATACAACATGTAAAGATGataatataaaagtttttgagtTCTGTGAGCTAATTAGGGATCCTGAAGACGACACTGTAAGTATTGTCAAAGAAACTTTTACTGAAGAAGTTCTCACAAGCTCAGAAGGCTCATTATTTGGAAAACCCACACATAATAGATACAAATATAGCAGAGAAGTCATACAACCATTTTGTAAAGTTAATTCAACAGCTTGTCCAAAATACCCTATACATAGAGACATTCCATttaaaaaatcatcatcaaaCACTTCAAAAGATTCCAAAAAAGAGGATAACGGTTCCAGTAGTACTATGAGTTCTGATGGAAAGAAAACTACTTTTGAGAACCCCTCTACAACTCTGTCAAGTTCGAGCATCAAAGAGGATGGAAAGAAAAGACCATGCCCACCCAGTCTcccaataaacaacaaaaaggAATGTCAGAAAGAAGCAACCGATTGCAAGTCTTATCCCAAATGCCCACAATATAAAGACGAAGCCAAATTAAAGGAGTATCTATCATCATGTCTAAGTACGACTGTGACAATGGCAAAGAAAGCAAGTGCAACCTGTTtagaaaaatgtgaaaaaaccATTGGTATCAGACCACCGAAATGTGGTAAAGAAAACCCCACTTATTATGTATTGGAAAAACCTAAAAGTAAAGAAAGTGTCGTTGATAAAAGTAGTTATGAAGGCATACTTGAATCCGAAGTTGTGCAAAATTTCACATCTGGCGTTAAAGGTATTGTGGATACGGTTatcaataaaacaaaagaaactgttAACACATTTACAGGCGGCAGTTGCAATGCGTTAGAGTCAAATAAACCAAgagatatagaaaataaaatcttgAAGAAGGTAGCGAGCATATTACCTAACAAATTCAAAAGTCAAGAAGACAATGAAGAAAATAGCCAAAACAGTAGT TTAACAAAGATAAAAAGTTCCCTAAGCAACATATTTAAAAGCCAGGACAACGAAACTACTAAAAAATCAAGCTTAAGCCAGATAACAAATATGTTAACCAACCCCTTCAAAAGTCAAGAGGACAATGCAGAGGCAAACAAAAGTAGTTTAACAAAGATAACAAGTATTTTTACAAACATAAAAAGCAAAGACGATTCAGATAGCGAAAACAAGAGTTTAACAAGAATTAAAAGTGTAATAAGTAATACATTAACAAATACTCAAGATTACGCTACTAGCGTTAAAGATAGTATTAATATGAGCAAAATGGCAGAGTCAGCAACAGCAGCTTTCGAAAGAGTAACTTCAGCTGTATCAGCAACTATATCAACGGTGAAAGATGTAAAGGAAAGTCTTAGTATGACAAACATTATAAACTCGAGGTTAGACAAGAGTTCCCCCGAAGATGATCCGAATATAGTACGTAGAATACCGCCTGAAAATATAAGTCATGAACACGGCCATAGTCCTGAATCAGATAACAATAACCAGAGTATATTCACGATGTTGAAAAGTAAACTGTTCTCCATGTTCGCTGACGACACAGAAGATGATGacgatagtgatgatgatgatgaaattaccGCAGACACAATCTTCAAAAAGTATTGTGATCAGTGA